From Solibacillus isronensis, the proteins below share one genomic window:
- a CDS encoding transposase: MEKNNVYVSVANLTCNLHPGSSYEFVLKMEPLKARVFMKLFNQMQQLEASNAFRAHMPFIPYHLDRLNHEIDHRLKKVYALIHEFGDEEAKKFVEQLPYFTR; the protein is encoded by the coding sequence ATGGAAAAAAATAATGTTTATGTATCAGTTGCCAATTTAACATGCAATTTGCATCCTGGATCATCCTATGAATTTGTACTGAAAATGGAGCCATTAAAAGCGCGTGTATTTATGAAGCTGTTCAATCAGATGCAGCAGCTGGAGGCGTCAAATGCATTCCGTGCCCATATGCCGTTTATTCCATATCATTTGGACAGATTAAATCATGAGATCGACCACCGTCTAAAAAAAGTCTATGCTCTGATTCATGAATTCGGTGATGAGGAAGCGAAGAAATTCGTCGAGCAACTGCCGTACTTCACGCGCTAA
- a CDS encoding NUDIX hydrolase yields MFTFIDENNLKVDLRFDEGPFEVEPKHVLALVQYKGKWLCTIHHRRGVEFPGGKQEPGETLYEAAIREVYEEANVVIEDVKWFAYYIVHDEIPFCKAVFTAKVKDIEPFTGDHETEGMLWLTEEELWQQPKLSFYMRDAGMKKMLQEVKNHERQW; encoded by the coding sequence ATGTTTACATTTATCGATGAAAATAATTTAAAAGTAGATTTAAGATTTGATGAAGGTCCTTTCGAAGTTGAACCGAAGCATGTATTGGCACTTGTACAATATAAAGGGAAATGGTTATGCACGATTCATCATCGTCGTGGCGTTGAGTTTCCTGGAGGCAAGCAGGAGCCCGGGGAGACATTGTACGAAGCGGCTATCCGTGAAGTTTACGAAGAAGCAAATGTGGTCATAGAAGATGTAAAATGGTTTGCCTACTATATTGTGCATGATGAGATTCCCTTTTGCAAAGCGGTCTTTACTGCTAAGGTAAAGGACATTGAACCTTTTACAGGAGATCATGAAACAGAAGGCATGTTATGGCTGACAGAAGAAGAGCTTTGGCAGCAGCCAAAATTAAGTTTCTATATGCGGGATGCAGGAATGAAAAAGATGTTGCAGGAAGTGAAAAATCATGAACGACAATGGTAA
- a CDS encoding alpha/beta hydrolase family protein, giving the protein MNDNGKIFSIRNYPSPNPHIRLDEITYWSQGLRVKGLLARPKAPGTYEALLYLRGGLQSIGMVRPARIAQFAMQGFVVFAPYYRGNRGGEGKDEFAGDDRYDAVNGIEVLKQFIQVDKVNLYGFSRGGLMVLWTAILRDDIKSLVTWAGVSDATATYWDRVDMRRGLKRIVGGTPNKVPENYDDRTPLFEIDKLQTPVLIIHGTEDQHVDIEHAYKLEQYLKKEGKSVETWYSSGLKHHYPPNLNRDTVKNLCDWMKRQ; this is encoded by the coding sequence ATGAACGACAATGGTAAGATTTTTTCGATACGCAATTACCCATCTCCAAATCCTCATATCCGATTAGATGAAATTACGTATTGGTCACAAGGACTGCGTGTAAAAGGATTATTGGCGCGTCCTAAAGCCCCTGGTACATATGAAGCGCTTTTATATTTGCGTGGGGGACTCCAATCGATCGGCATGGTCAGGCCTGCACGTATTGCTCAATTTGCGATGCAAGGCTTCGTTGTATTTGCTCCGTATTATCGTGGAAATCGCGGAGGAGAAGGTAAGGACGAGTTTGCGGGTGATGACCGTTATGATGCAGTTAACGGCATAGAAGTACTGAAGCAATTTATTCAAGTGGATAAAGTGAATTTATATGGATTTTCCCGCGGCGGGTTAATGGTATTGTGGACAGCGATTTTACGTGATGATATCAAATCGCTCGTAACTTGGGCAGGTGTATCGGATGCGACAGCAACATATTGGGACCGTGTTGATATGCGGCGCGGCTTAAAGAGAATTGTTGGCGGTACTCCAAATAAAGTACCGGAAAACTATGATGACCGTACACCATTATTTGAAATCGATAAACTTCAAACCCCCGTACTTATTATTCATGGTACAGAAGATCAGCATGTTGATATAGAGCATGCCTATAAACTGGAGCAGTATTTAAAAAAGGAAGGGAAATCTGTTGAGACATGGTACTCATCTGGATTAAAGCATCACTATCCTCCCAACCTAAACCGCGATACTGTGAAAAACTTATGTGATTGGATGAAACGCCAATAA
- the pckA gene encoding phosphoenolpyruvate carboxykinase (ATP): MNSVEIANELKELLNGENIKTQLSVPQLIEKATSRGEASLTVEGALRAETGKYTGRSPKDKYIVEEEISNDKIDWGKVNRPISAEVFDKLYVKVINYLKERDELYVFNGFAGADKESQLSIKVINEYAWHNLFCHQLFIRPTADELAKHVAEFTIVSAPNFKADPEVDGTGSETFIITSIEKKIILIGGTEYAGEMKKSIFGIMNYLLPEQGIFPMHCSANVGEEGDVALFFGLSGTGKTTLSADKDRKLIGDDEHGWSDNGVFNIEGGCYAKTINLSAENEPEIYNAIRFGSVLENVAVDPESRECDYADGSLTENTRVAYPIDFIDNIVLPSVAGHPNTIVFLTADAFGVLPPISKLTKEQAMYHFLSGFTSKLAGTERGVTEPEPVFSTCFGSPFLPLAATVYAEQLGKKIDEHGSQVFLVNTGWTGGEYGVGSRMKLSYTRAMVRAAIDGKLNNVETTQDAVFGLNIPVAVEGVPTNVLNPRDAWADKAAYDKKASELAELFKNNFKKFENVDEAIVQKGGPLV, translated from the coding sequence ATGAATTCGGTAGAAATTGCTAACGAGCTGAAAGAACTTTTAAACGGGGAAAACATCAAAACTCAATTATCTGTTCCACAATTAATTGAAAAAGCTACATCACGCGGAGAAGCATCGCTAACTGTTGAAGGCGCATTACGTGCTGAAACAGGCAAATATACTGGCCGCTCTCCTAAAGATAAATATATAGTAGAAGAAGAAATTTCAAATGACAAAATCGATTGGGGTAAAGTAAACCGTCCGATCTCTGCAGAAGTATTTGATAAACTTTATGTAAAAGTTATAAATTACTTAAAAGAACGTGACGAGTTATATGTATTCAACGGTTTTGCTGGTGCAGACAAAGAGTCTCAATTATCTATTAAAGTAATTAACGAATATGCTTGGCATAATCTATTCTGTCATCAATTATTCATCCGCCCAACAGCAGACGAATTGGCTAAACACGTTGCCGAGTTTACAATCGTATCTGCGCCAAACTTCAAAGCAGATCCGGAAGTAGACGGTACTGGATCGGAAACATTTATTATAACATCTATCGAAAAGAAAATCATCTTAATCGGCGGAACTGAGTACGCAGGTGAAATGAAGAAGTCAATCTTCGGTATTATGAACTACTTATTACCTGAACAAGGTATCTTCCCAATGCACTGTTCTGCAAACGTTGGAGAAGAAGGCGATGTAGCATTATTCTTCGGTTTATCTGGTACAGGAAAAACTACTTTATCAGCTGACAAAGACCGTAAATTAATCGGTGATGACGAGCACGGCTGGTCTGACAATGGCGTATTCAACATTGAAGGTGGTTGCTATGCAAAAACAATCAACCTATCTGCTGAAAATGAGCCGGAAATTTACAATGCAATCCGCTTTGGTTCAGTATTGGAAAACGTTGCGGTAGACCCTGAATCACGTGAATGCGACTATGCAGACGGTTCTTTAACAGAAAACACACGTGTCGCTTACCCTATCGACTTTATCGACAATATCGTCTTGCCATCAGTAGCAGGTCATCCAAATACAATCGTCTTCTTAACAGCCGATGCATTTGGTGTATTACCTCCTATCTCTAAATTGACTAAAGAGCAGGCAATGTATCACTTCCTAAGCGGTTTCACTTCTAAACTTGCCGGTACAGAACGTGGTGTAACAGAGCCAGAACCAGTATTCTCTACATGCTTCGGTTCTCCGTTCCTGCCGCTTGCTGCAACTGTTTATGCAGAGCAATTAGGTAAGAAAATTGATGAGCACGGTTCACAAGTATTTCTAGTAAACACTGGTTGGACTGGTGGCGAATATGGTGTAGGCAGCCGTATGAAGCTTTCTTATACACGCGCAATGGTGCGTGCTGCAATCGACGGTAAATTAAATAACGTTGAAACTACCCAAGACGCTGTATTTGGATTAAACATCCCAGTAGCAGTTGAAGGTGTACCAACTAACGTATTAAATCCTCGTGATGCATGGGCAGACAAAGCTGCTTATGACAAAAAAGCTTCTGAACTTGCCGAACTGTTCAAAAACAACTTCAAGAAGTTCGAGAATGTTGATGAAGCAATCGTTCAAAAAGGCGGTCCATTAGTATAA